In Anguilla rostrata isolate EN2019 chromosome 1, ASM1855537v3, whole genome shotgun sequence, a genomic segment contains:
- the tcea3 gene encoding transcription elongation factor A protein 3 isoform X3, whose amino-acid sequence MTREEDLVRIAKKLDKMVSRNNMDGALDLLRELKGFNMTLKLLQDTRIGMSVNGIRKHCTDEQAVSLAKILIKNWKRLLESAQSQKEEKLHERKNGTESSSPLPQRNDCTPPKTTLEKERAPAKTTPETDRAPPKTTLEKERAPPKTTLEKERAPPKTTLEKERAPAKTTLEKERAPPKTTVEKDRASAKTASEKERAPAKTMLEKDRASAKTPSEKDRASAKTTLEKDRASAKTASEKDRASAKTTLEKDRASAKTASEKDRASAKTTLEKDRTSAKTAPEKERAPAKTTLEKDRASAKTAPEKERAPNKSFAEKETSHKRWCGDPRLSTAPQRKLSGDHRKEKGVGEQKRERERKEAPDPNALCPPLPLHLHPPPPPRRPAADQKKEVSGKEAPDPNAPLPPLPLHLHPPPPHKHSAAEVQKERKNSTDGKPAKRPFVENKKDRKDSSDSRALLPKPPSQDGKKDRKDSSDSRPGHIMKRLSSDGKSERRDSDLKPASSPPAKKLCGDRRDSQGSKAPLPGPLQRKPSTDSSDRVSVKGKADTPKTPTSPTSPLTPPFSPLGGPLAPHLLTGDSIRDKCIEMLSAALRTDDDYKDFGTNCESMAAEIEDYILLEIKATDMKYKNRVRSRISNLKDPKNPGLRKNVLAGAIELQRIASMTAEEMASDELKQLRNILTQEAIREHQMAKTGGTTTDLLQCAKCRKKNCTYNQVQTRSADEPMTTFVLCNECGNRWKFC is encoded by the exons ATGACGCGAGAAGAAGACCTGGTTCGCATTGCAAAAAAGCTAGACAAAATGGTGTCTAGAAATAACATG gacgGTGCTCTGGACCTGCTGAGGGAACTAAAGGGTTTTAACATGACTCTGAAGCTGCTGCAG gacactCGGATCGGCATGTCCGTTAACGGGATTCGGAAGCACTGCACGGACGAGCAAGCTGTCAGCCTCGCCAAGATCCTCATCAAGAACTGGAAAAGGCTTCTGG AATCTGCCCAGTCTCAGAAGGAGGAGAAACTGCATGAGAGGAAAAATGGGACCGAGTCCAGCAGTCCGCTGCCCCAGAGGAATGACTGCACACCCCCCAAAACAACTCTAGAGAAGGAGAGGGCTCCCGCCAAAACCACGCCAGAGACGGACAGAGCTCCCCCCAAAACAACTCTAGAGAAGGAGAGGGCTCCCCCCAAAACAACTctagagaaggagagagctcCCCCCAAAACAACtctagagaaagagagagctccCGCCAAAACCACGctagagaaggagagagctcCCCCCAAAACAACTGTAGAGAAGGACAGAGCTTCCGCCAAAACCGCgtcagagaaggagagagctcCCGCCAAAACCATGCTAGAGAAGGACAGAGCTTCTGCCAAAACCCCGTCAGAGAAGGACAGAGCTTCTGCCAAAACCACGCTAGAGAAGGACAGAGCTTCCGCCAAAACCGCGTCAGAGAAGGACAGAGCTTCTGCCAAAACCACGCTAGAGAAGGACAGAGCTTCCGCCAAAACCGCGTCAGAGAAGGACAGAGCTTCTGCCAAAACCACGCTAGAGAAGGACAGAACTTCTGCCAAAACCGCaccagagaaggagagagctcCCGCCAAAACCACGCTAGAGAAGGACAGAGCTTCTGCCAAAACCGCaccagagaaggagagagctcCCAACAAAAGTTTTGCGGAGAAAGAGACCAG CCACAAGAGGTGGTGTGGTGACCCCAGACTGAGCACCGCGCCCCAGAGGAAGCTCTCTGGCGATCACAGGAAAGAGAAAGGCGTGGgcgagcagaagagagagagagagag GAAAGAGGCTCCCGACCCGAACGctctctgccctcctcttcctcttcatcttcatcctcctccccctcccaggcGCCCGGCAGCTGACCAGAAGAAGGAGGTGTCAGG GAAAGAGGCTCCAGACCCAAatgctcctctccctcctcttcctctacaccttcatcctcctccccctcacaaGCATTCTGCAGCAGAGGTGCAGAAGGAGAG aaaaaactCTACAGATGGAAAACCAGCAAAACGTCCGTTTGTGGAGAACAAAAAGGACAG AAAAGACTCATCAGATTCCAGAGCATTACTACCTAAACCACCCTCTCAGGATGGGAAGAAAGACAg AAAGGACTCATCTGACTCCAGGCCTGGCCATATTATGAAGAGGCTTTCCAGCGATGGAAAATCTGAGAG GAGAGACTCTGACCTGAAACCTGCAAGCTCACCGCCAGCCAAGAAGCTCTGTGGAGACAG GAGGGATTCCCAGGGTTCCAAGGCTCCTCTCCCTGGACCCCTACAGAGAAAGCCCTCAACAGACAGCTCTGACcg CGTGAGTGTTAAGGGAAAAGCAGACACTCCGAAGACCCCCACCTCCCCGACCAGCCCCCTCACGCCTCCCTTCAGCCCCTTGGGGGggcccctcgccccccacctGCTCACCGGGGACTCCATCCGGGACAAGTGCATTGAAATGCTGTCTGCTGCTCTGCGCACGGATG ATGACTACAAAGATTTTGGCACAAACTGTGAATCCATGGCAGCGGAAATCGAAGATTATATCCTTTTG GAGATCAAAGCCACAGATATGAAGTACAAGAACAGGGTTCGGAGCCGCATCAGTAACCTGAAGGACCCCAAGAATCCGGGCCTGAGGAAGAACGTGCTGGCGGGAGCCATCGAGCTGCAGCGGATTGCCAGTATGACTGCCGAG GAGATGGCCAGTGATGAACTGAAACAGCTGCGGAACATCCTGACTCAGGAGGCGATCCGGGAGCACCAGATGGCCAAAACCGGCGGCACCACCACTGATCTGCTGCAGTGCGCCAAGTGCAGGAAGAAGAACTGCACCTACAACCAG gtTCAGACCCGTAGTGCTGATGAACCCATGACTACCTTCGTGCTGTGCAACGAATGTGGAAACCGCTGGAAG TTCTGCTGA
- the tcea3 gene encoding transcription elongation factor A protein 3 isoform X5, with protein sequence MTREEDLVRIAKKLDKMVSRNNMDGALDLLRELKGFNMTLKLLQDTRIGMSVNGIRKHCTDEQAVSLAKILIKNWKRLLESAQSQKEEKLHERKNGTESSSPLPQRNDCTPPKTTLEKERAPAKTTPETDRAPPKTTLEKERAPPKTTLEKERAPPKTTLEKERAPAKTTLEKERAPPKTTVEKDRASAKTASEKERAPAKTMLEKDRASAKTPSEKDRASAKTTLEKDRASAKTASEKDRASAKTTLEKDRASAKTASEKDRASAKTTLEKDRTSAKTAPEKERAPAKTTLEKDRASAKTAPEKERAPNKSFAEKETSHKRWCGDPRLSTAPQRKLSGDHRKEKGVGEQKRERERKETLTPNALCPPLPLHPPPPPKRSAAELKKERKEAPDPNAPLPPLPLHLHPPPPHKHSAAEVQKERKNSTDGKPAKRPFVENKKDRKDSSDSRALLPKPPSQDGKKDRKDSSDSRPGHIMKRLSSDGKSERRDSDLKPASSPPAKKLCGDRRDSQGSKAPLPGPLQRKPSTDSSDRVSVKGKADTPKTPTSPTSPLTPPFSPLGGPLAPHLLTGDSIRDKCIEMLSAALRTDDDYKDFGTNCESMAAEIEDYILLEIKATDMKYKNRVRSRISNLKDPKNPGLRKNVLAGAIELQRIASMTAEEMASDELKQLRNILTQEAIREHQMAKTGGTTTDLLQCAKCRKKNCTYNQVQTRSADEPMTTFVLCNECGNRWKFC encoded by the exons ATGACGCGAGAAGAAGACCTGGTTCGCATTGCAAAAAAGCTAGACAAAATGGTGTCTAGAAATAACATG gacgGTGCTCTGGACCTGCTGAGGGAACTAAAGGGTTTTAACATGACTCTGAAGCTGCTGCAG gacactCGGATCGGCATGTCCGTTAACGGGATTCGGAAGCACTGCACGGACGAGCAAGCTGTCAGCCTCGCCAAGATCCTCATCAAGAACTGGAAAAGGCTTCTGG AATCTGCCCAGTCTCAGAAGGAGGAGAAACTGCATGAGAGGAAAAATGGGACCGAGTCCAGCAGTCCGCTGCCCCAGAGGAATGACTGCACACCCCCCAAAACAACTCTAGAGAAGGAGAGGGCTCCCGCCAAAACCACGCCAGAGACGGACAGAGCTCCCCCCAAAACAACTCTAGAGAAGGAGAGGGCTCCCCCCAAAACAACTctagagaaggagagagctcCCCCCAAAACAACtctagagaaagagagagctccCGCCAAAACCACGctagagaaggagagagctcCCCCCAAAACAACTGTAGAGAAGGACAGAGCTTCCGCCAAAACCGCgtcagagaaggagagagctcCCGCCAAAACCATGCTAGAGAAGGACAGAGCTTCTGCCAAAACCCCGTCAGAGAAGGACAGAGCTTCTGCCAAAACCACGCTAGAGAAGGACAGAGCTTCCGCCAAAACCGCGTCAGAGAAGGACAGAGCTTCTGCCAAAACCACGCTAGAGAAGGACAGAGCTTCCGCCAAAACCGCGTCAGAGAAGGACAGAGCTTCTGCCAAAACCACGCTAGAGAAGGACAGAACTTCTGCCAAAACCGCaccagagaaggagagagctcCCGCCAAAACCACGCTAGAGAAGGACAGAGCTTCTGCCAAAACCGCaccagagaaggagagagctcCCAACAAAAGTTTTGCGGAGAAAGAGACCAG CCACAAGAGGTGGTGTGGTGACCCCAGACTGAGCACCGCGCCCCAGAGGAAGCTCTCTGGCGATCACAGGAAAGAGAAAGGCGTGGgcgagcagaagagagagagagagag GAAAGAGACTCTCACCCCCAACGctctctgccctcctcttcctcttcatcctcctccccctcccaaacgGTCAGCAGCTGAACTGAAGAAGGAGAG GAAAGAGGCTCCAGACCCAAatgctcctctccctcctcttcctctacaccttcatcctcctccccctcacaaGCATTCTGCAGCAGAGGTGCAGAAGGAGAG aaaaaactCTACAGATGGAAAACCAGCAAAACGTCCGTTTGTGGAGAACAAAAAGGACAG AAAAGACTCATCAGATTCCAGAGCATTACTACCTAAACCACCCTCTCAGGATGGGAAGAAAGACAg AAAGGACTCATCTGACTCCAGGCCTGGCCATATTATGAAGAGGCTTTCCAGCGATGGAAAATCTGAGAG GAGAGACTCTGACCTGAAACCTGCAAGCTCACCGCCAGCCAAGAAGCTCTGTGGAGACAG GAGGGATTCCCAGGGTTCCAAGGCTCCTCTCCCTGGACCCCTACAGAGAAAGCCCTCAACAGACAGCTCTGACcg CGTGAGTGTTAAGGGAAAAGCAGACACTCCGAAGACCCCCACCTCCCCGACCAGCCCCCTCACGCCTCCCTTCAGCCCCTTGGGGGggcccctcgccccccacctGCTCACCGGGGACTCCATCCGGGACAAGTGCATTGAAATGCTGTCTGCTGCTCTGCGCACGGATG ATGACTACAAAGATTTTGGCACAAACTGTGAATCCATGGCAGCGGAAATCGAAGATTATATCCTTTTG GAGATCAAAGCCACAGATATGAAGTACAAGAACAGGGTTCGGAGCCGCATCAGTAACCTGAAGGACCCCAAGAATCCGGGCCTGAGGAAGAACGTGCTGGCGGGAGCCATCGAGCTGCAGCGGATTGCCAGTATGACTGCCGAG GAGATGGCCAGTGATGAACTGAAACAGCTGCGGAACATCCTGACTCAGGAGGCGATCCGGGAGCACCAGATGGCCAAAACCGGCGGCACCACCACTGATCTGCTGCAGTGCGCCAAGTGCAGGAAGAAGAACTGCACCTACAACCAG gtTCAGACCCGTAGTGCTGATGAACCCATGACTACCTTCGTGCTGTGCAACGAATGTGGAAACCGCTGGAAG TTCTGCTGA
- the tcea3 gene encoding transcription elongation factor A protein 3 isoform X8: MTREEDLVRIAKKLDKMVSRNNMDGALDLLRELKGFNMTLKLLQDTRIGMSVNGIRKHCTDEQAVSLAKILIKNWKRLLESAQSQKEEKLHERKNGTESSSPLPQRNDCTPPKTTLEKERAPAKTTPETDRAPPKTTLEKERAPPKTTLEKERAPPKTTLEKERAPAKTTLEKERAPPKTTVEKDRASAKTASEKERAPAKTMLEKDRASAKTPSEKDRASAKTTLEKDRASAKTASEKDRASAKTTLEKDRASAKTASEKDRASAKTTLEKDRTSAKTAPEKERAPAKTTLEKDRASAKTAPEKERAPNKSFAEKETSHKRWCGDPRLSTAPQRKLSGDHRKEKGVGEQKRERERKEAPDPNALCPPLPLHLHPPPPPRRPAADQKKEVSGKNSTDGKPAKRPFVENKKDRKDSSDSRALLPKPPSQDGKKDRKDSSDSRPGHIMKRLSSDGKSERRDSDLKPASSPPAKKLCGDRRDSQGSKAPLPGPLQRKPSTDSSDRVSVKGKADTPKTPTSPTSPLTPPFSPLGGPLAPHLLTGDSIRDKCIEMLSAALRTDDDYKDFGTNCESMAAEIEDYILLEIKATDMKYKNRVRSRISNLKDPKNPGLRKNVLAGAIELQRIASMTAEEMASDELKQLRNILTQEAIREHQMAKTGGTTTDLLQCAKCRKKNCTYNQVQTRSADEPMTTFVLCNECGNRWKFC; this comes from the exons ATGACGCGAGAAGAAGACCTGGTTCGCATTGCAAAAAAGCTAGACAAAATGGTGTCTAGAAATAACATG gacgGTGCTCTGGACCTGCTGAGGGAACTAAAGGGTTTTAACATGACTCTGAAGCTGCTGCAG gacactCGGATCGGCATGTCCGTTAACGGGATTCGGAAGCACTGCACGGACGAGCAAGCTGTCAGCCTCGCCAAGATCCTCATCAAGAACTGGAAAAGGCTTCTGG AATCTGCCCAGTCTCAGAAGGAGGAGAAACTGCATGAGAGGAAAAATGGGACCGAGTCCAGCAGTCCGCTGCCCCAGAGGAATGACTGCACACCCCCCAAAACAACTCTAGAGAAGGAGAGGGCTCCCGCCAAAACCACGCCAGAGACGGACAGAGCTCCCCCCAAAACAACTCTAGAGAAGGAGAGGGCTCCCCCCAAAACAACTctagagaaggagagagctcCCCCCAAAACAACtctagagaaagagagagctccCGCCAAAACCACGctagagaaggagagagctcCCCCCAAAACAACTGTAGAGAAGGACAGAGCTTCCGCCAAAACCGCgtcagagaaggagagagctcCCGCCAAAACCATGCTAGAGAAGGACAGAGCTTCTGCCAAAACCCCGTCAGAGAAGGACAGAGCTTCTGCCAAAACCACGCTAGAGAAGGACAGAGCTTCCGCCAAAACCGCGTCAGAGAAGGACAGAGCTTCTGCCAAAACCACGCTAGAGAAGGACAGAGCTTCCGCCAAAACCGCGTCAGAGAAGGACAGAGCTTCTGCCAAAACCACGCTAGAGAAGGACAGAACTTCTGCCAAAACCGCaccagagaaggagagagctcCCGCCAAAACCACGCTAGAGAAGGACAGAGCTTCTGCCAAAACCGCaccagagaaggagagagctcCCAACAAAAGTTTTGCGGAGAAAGAGACCAG CCACAAGAGGTGGTGTGGTGACCCCAGACTGAGCACCGCGCCCCAGAGGAAGCTCTCTGGCGATCACAGGAAAGAGAAAGGCGTGGgcgagcagaagagagagagagagag GAAAGAGGCTCCCGACCCGAACGctctctgccctcctcttcctcttcatcttcatcctcctccccctcccaggcGCCCGGCAGCTGACCAGAAGAAGGAGGTGTCAGG aaaaaactCTACAGATGGAAAACCAGCAAAACGTCCGTTTGTGGAGAACAAAAAGGACAG AAAAGACTCATCAGATTCCAGAGCATTACTACCTAAACCACCCTCTCAGGATGGGAAGAAAGACAg AAAGGACTCATCTGACTCCAGGCCTGGCCATATTATGAAGAGGCTTTCCAGCGATGGAAAATCTGAGAG GAGAGACTCTGACCTGAAACCTGCAAGCTCACCGCCAGCCAAGAAGCTCTGTGGAGACAG GAGGGATTCCCAGGGTTCCAAGGCTCCTCTCCCTGGACCCCTACAGAGAAAGCCCTCAACAGACAGCTCTGACcg CGTGAGTGTTAAGGGAAAAGCAGACACTCCGAAGACCCCCACCTCCCCGACCAGCCCCCTCACGCCTCCCTTCAGCCCCTTGGGGGggcccctcgccccccacctGCTCACCGGGGACTCCATCCGGGACAAGTGCATTGAAATGCTGTCTGCTGCTCTGCGCACGGATG ATGACTACAAAGATTTTGGCACAAACTGTGAATCCATGGCAGCGGAAATCGAAGATTATATCCTTTTG GAGATCAAAGCCACAGATATGAAGTACAAGAACAGGGTTCGGAGCCGCATCAGTAACCTGAAGGACCCCAAGAATCCGGGCCTGAGGAAGAACGTGCTGGCGGGAGCCATCGAGCTGCAGCGGATTGCCAGTATGACTGCCGAG GAGATGGCCAGTGATGAACTGAAACAGCTGCGGAACATCCTGACTCAGGAGGCGATCCGGGAGCACCAGATGGCCAAAACCGGCGGCACCACCACTGATCTGCTGCAGTGCGCCAAGTGCAGGAAGAAGAACTGCACCTACAACCAG gtTCAGACCCGTAGTGCTGATGAACCCATGACTACCTTCGTGCTGTGCAACGAATGTGGAAACCGCTGGAAG TTCTGCTGA
- the tcea3 gene encoding transcription elongation factor A protein 3 isoform X20, whose translation MTREEDLVRIAKKLDKMVSRNNMDGALDLLRELKGFNMTLKLLQDTRIGMSVNGIRKHCTDEQAVSLAKILIKNWKRLLESAQSQKEEKLHERKNGTESSSPLPQRNDCTPPKTTLEKERAPAKTTPETDRAPPKTTLEKERAPPKTTLEKERAPPKTTLEKERAPAKTTLEKERAPPKTTVEKDRASAKTASEKERAPAKTMLEKDRASAKTPSEKDRASAKTTLEKDRASAKTASEKDRASAKTTLEKDRASAKTASEKDRASAKTTLEKDRTSAKTAPEKERAPAKTTLEKDRASAKTAPEKERAPNKSFAEKETRKDSSDSRALLPKPPSQDGKKDRKDSSDSRPGHIMKRLSSDGKSERRDSDLKPASSPPAKKLCGDRRDSQGSKAPLPGPLQRKPSTDSSDRVSVKGKADTPKTPTSPTSPLTPPFSPLGGPLAPHLLTGDSIRDKCIEMLSAALRTDDDYKDFGTNCESMAAEIEDYILLEIKATDMKYKNRVRSRISNLKDPKNPGLRKNVLAGAIELQRIASMTAEEMASDELKQLRNILTQEAIREHQMAKTGGTTTDLLQCAKCRKKNCTYNQVQTRSADEPMTTFVLCNECGNRWKFC comes from the exons ATGACGCGAGAAGAAGACCTGGTTCGCATTGCAAAAAAGCTAGACAAAATGGTGTCTAGAAATAACATG gacgGTGCTCTGGACCTGCTGAGGGAACTAAAGGGTTTTAACATGACTCTGAAGCTGCTGCAG gacactCGGATCGGCATGTCCGTTAACGGGATTCGGAAGCACTGCACGGACGAGCAAGCTGTCAGCCTCGCCAAGATCCTCATCAAGAACTGGAAAAGGCTTCTGG AATCTGCCCAGTCTCAGAAGGAGGAGAAACTGCATGAGAGGAAAAATGGGACCGAGTCCAGCAGTCCGCTGCCCCAGAGGAATGACTGCACACCCCCCAAAACAACTCTAGAGAAGGAGAGGGCTCCCGCCAAAACCACGCCAGAGACGGACAGAGCTCCCCCCAAAACAACTCTAGAGAAGGAGAGGGCTCCCCCCAAAACAACTctagagaaggagagagctcCCCCCAAAACAACtctagagaaagagagagctccCGCCAAAACCACGctagagaaggagagagctcCCCCCAAAACAACTGTAGAGAAGGACAGAGCTTCCGCCAAAACCGCgtcagagaaggagagagctcCCGCCAAAACCATGCTAGAGAAGGACAGAGCTTCTGCCAAAACCCCGTCAGAGAAGGACAGAGCTTCTGCCAAAACCACGCTAGAGAAGGACAGAGCTTCCGCCAAAACCGCGTCAGAGAAGGACAGAGCTTCTGCCAAAACCACGCTAGAGAAGGACAGAGCTTCCGCCAAAACCGCGTCAGAGAAGGACAGAGCTTCTGCCAAAACCACGCTAGAGAAGGACAGAACTTCTGCCAAAACCGCaccagagaaggagagagctcCCGCCAAAACCACGCTAGAGAAGGACAGAGCTTCTGCCAAAACCGCaccagagaaggagagagctcCCAACAAAAGTTTTGCGGAGAAAGAGACCAG AAAAGACTCATCAGATTCCAGAGCATTACTACCTAAACCACCCTCTCAGGATGGGAAGAAAGACAg AAAGGACTCATCTGACTCCAGGCCTGGCCATATTATGAAGAGGCTTTCCAGCGATGGAAAATCTGAGAG GAGAGACTCTGACCTGAAACCTGCAAGCTCACCGCCAGCCAAGAAGCTCTGTGGAGACAG GAGGGATTCCCAGGGTTCCAAGGCTCCTCTCCCTGGACCCCTACAGAGAAAGCCCTCAACAGACAGCTCTGACcg CGTGAGTGTTAAGGGAAAAGCAGACACTCCGAAGACCCCCACCTCCCCGACCAGCCCCCTCACGCCTCCCTTCAGCCCCTTGGGGGggcccctcgccccccacctGCTCACCGGGGACTCCATCCGGGACAAGTGCATTGAAATGCTGTCTGCTGCTCTGCGCACGGATG ATGACTACAAAGATTTTGGCACAAACTGTGAATCCATGGCAGCGGAAATCGAAGATTATATCCTTTTG GAGATCAAAGCCACAGATATGAAGTACAAGAACAGGGTTCGGAGCCGCATCAGTAACCTGAAGGACCCCAAGAATCCGGGCCTGAGGAAGAACGTGCTGGCGGGAGCCATCGAGCTGCAGCGGATTGCCAGTATGACTGCCGAG GAGATGGCCAGTGATGAACTGAAACAGCTGCGGAACATCCTGACTCAGGAGGCGATCCGGGAGCACCAGATGGCCAAAACCGGCGGCACCACCACTGATCTGCTGCAGTGCGCCAAGTGCAGGAAGAAGAACTGCACCTACAACCAG gtTCAGACCCGTAGTGCTGATGAACCCATGACTACCTTCGTGCTGTGCAACGAATGTGGAAACCGCTGGAAG TTCTGCTGA
- the tcea3 gene encoding transcription elongation factor A protein 3 isoform X7 has protein sequence MTREEDLVRIAKKLDKMVSRNNMDGALDLLRELKGFNMTLKLLQDTRIGMSVNGIRKHCTDEQAVSLAKILIKNWKRLLESAQSQKEEKLHERKNGTESSSPLPQRNDCTPPKTTLEKERAPAKTTPETDRAPPKTTLEKERAPPKTTLEKERAPPKTTLEKERAPAKTTLEKERAPPKTTVEKDRASAKTASEKERAPAKTMLEKDRASAKTPSEKDRASAKTTLEKDRASAKTASEKDRASAKTTLEKDRASAKTASEKDRASAKTTLEKDRTSAKTAPEKERAPAKTTLEKDRASAKTAPEKERAPNKSFAEKETSHKRWCGDPRLSTAPQRKLSGDHRKEKGVGEQKRERERKEAPDPNALCPPLPLHLHPPPPPRRPAADQKKEVSGKETLTPNALCPPLPLHPPPPPKRSAAELKKERKNSTDGKPAKRPFVENKKDRKDSSDSRPGHIMKRLSSDGKSERRDSDLKPASSPPAKKLCGDRRDSQGSKAPLPGPLQRKPSTDSSDRVSVKGKADTPKTPTSPTSPLTPPFSPLGGPLAPHLLTGDSIRDKCIEMLSAALRTDDDYKDFGTNCESMAAEIEDYILLEIKATDMKYKNRVRSRISNLKDPKNPGLRKNVLAGAIELQRIASMTAEEMASDELKQLRNILTQEAIREHQMAKTGGTTTDLLQCAKCRKKNCTYNQVQTRSADEPMTTFVLCNECGNRWKFC, from the exons ATGACGCGAGAAGAAGACCTGGTTCGCATTGCAAAAAAGCTAGACAAAATGGTGTCTAGAAATAACATG gacgGTGCTCTGGACCTGCTGAGGGAACTAAAGGGTTTTAACATGACTCTGAAGCTGCTGCAG gacactCGGATCGGCATGTCCGTTAACGGGATTCGGAAGCACTGCACGGACGAGCAAGCTGTCAGCCTCGCCAAGATCCTCATCAAGAACTGGAAAAGGCTTCTGG AATCTGCCCAGTCTCAGAAGGAGGAGAAACTGCATGAGAGGAAAAATGGGACCGAGTCCAGCAGTCCGCTGCCCCAGAGGAATGACTGCACACCCCCCAAAACAACTCTAGAGAAGGAGAGGGCTCCCGCCAAAACCACGCCAGAGACGGACAGAGCTCCCCCCAAAACAACTCTAGAGAAGGAGAGGGCTCCCCCCAAAACAACTctagagaaggagagagctcCCCCCAAAACAACtctagagaaagagagagctccCGCCAAAACCACGctagagaaggagagagctcCCCCCAAAACAACTGTAGAGAAGGACAGAGCTTCCGCCAAAACCGCgtcagagaaggagagagctcCCGCCAAAACCATGCTAGAGAAGGACAGAGCTTCTGCCAAAACCCCGTCAGAGAAGGACAGAGCTTCTGCCAAAACCACGCTAGAGAAGGACAGAGCTTCCGCCAAAACCGCGTCAGAGAAGGACAGAGCTTCTGCCAAAACCACGCTAGAGAAGGACAGAGCTTCCGCCAAAACCGCGTCAGAGAAGGACAGAGCTTCTGCCAAAACCACGCTAGAGAAGGACAGAACTTCTGCCAAAACCGCaccagagaaggagagagctcCCGCCAAAACCACGCTAGAGAAGGACAGAGCTTCTGCCAAAACCGCaccagagaaggagagagctcCCAACAAAAGTTTTGCGGAGAAAGAGACCAG CCACAAGAGGTGGTGTGGTGACCCCAGACTGAGCACCGCGCCCCAGAGGAAGCTCTCTGGCGATCACAGGAAAGAGAAAGGCGTGGgcgagcagaagagagagagagagag GAAAGAGGCTCCCGACCCGAACGctctctgccctcctcttcctcttcatcttcatcctcctccccctcccaggcGCCCGGCAGCTGACCAGAAGAAGGAGGTGTCAGG GAAAGAGACTCTCACCCCCAACGctctctgccctcctcttcctcttcatcctcctccccctcccaaacgGTCAGCAGCTGAACTGAAGAAGGAGAG aaaaaactCTACAGATGGAAAACCAGCAAAACGTCCGTTTGTGGAGAACAAAAAGGACAG AAAGGACTCATCTGACTCCAGGCCTGGCCATATTATGAAGAGGCTTTCCAGCGATGGAAAATCTGAGAG GAGAGACTCTGACCTGAAACCTGCAAGCTCACCGCCAGCCAAGAAGCTCTGTGGAGACAG GAGGGATTCCCAGGGTTCCAAGGCTCCTCTCCCTGGACCCCTACAGAGAAAGCCCTCAACAGACAGCTCTGACcg CGTGAGTGTTAAGGGAAAAGCAGACACTCCGAAGACCCCCACCTCCCCGACCAGCCCCCTCACGCCTCCCTTCAGCCCCTTGGGGGggcccctcgccccccacctGCTCACCGGGGACTCCATCCGGGACAAGTGCATTGAAATGCTGTCTGCTGCTCTGCGCACGGATG ATGACTACAAAGATTTTGGCACAAACTGTGAATCCATGGCAGCGGAAATCGAAGATTATATCCTTTTG GAGATCAAAGCCACAGATATGAAGTACAAGAACAGGGTTCGGAGCCGCATCAGTAACCTGAAGGACCCCAAGAATCCGGGCCTGAGGAAGAACGTGCTGGCGGGAGCCATCGAGCTGCAGCGGATTGCCAGTATGACTGCCGAG GAGATGGCCAGTGATGAACTGAAACAGCTGCGGAACATCCTGACTCAGGAGGCGATCCGGGAGCACCAGATGGCCAAAACCGGCGGCACCACCACTGATCTGCTGCAGTGCGCCAAGTGCAGGAAGAAGAACTGCACCTACAACCAG gtTCAGACCCGTAGTGCTGATGAACCCATGACTACCTTCGTGCTGTGCAACGAATGTGGAAACCGCTGGAAG TTCTGCTGA